A window of Amycolatopsis australiensis contains these coding sequences:
- a CDS encoding HAD family hydrolase — protein MNWIVFDYGDVLSKPSLARPDLAARMGAPLPEFEKAYWDYRIPYDAGSTPLEYWQAVGDAVGVSVDEAMSAELTRIDVEGWGHLEPSSRDLLEALAEAGANLALLSNAPVVFGEWVRAQDWSRLFRVTLFSGDVRCVKPDAKIFRLLLEQLDAEPADCLFFDDRPSNVDGARAVGLKAQVWNGADAARAWLE, from the coding sequence GTGAACTGGATCGTGTTCGACTACGGCGACGTGCTGAGCAAGCCGAGCCTCGCCCGCCCTGACCTGGCCGCGCGGATGGGTGCGCCGCTGCCGGAGTTCGAGAAGGCCTATTGGGACTACCGGATCCCGTACGACGCCGGCAGCACTCCGCTCGAATACTGGCAGGCGGTCGGTGACGCCGTGGGCGTGTCCGTCGACGAGGCGATGTCGGCCGAGCTGACCCGCATCGACGTCGAAGGCTGGGGACACCTGGAACCGTCTTCGCGTGACCTGCTCGAAGCGCTCGCGGAGGCGGGCGCGAACCTGGCGCTGCTGTCGAACGCGCCGGTGGTGTTCGGCGAGTGGGTTCGCGCGCAGGACTGGTCGCGGCTGTTCCGCGTGACGTTGTTTTCCGGCGACGTCCGGTGCGTCAAGCCGGACGCGAAGATCTTCCGGTTGCTGCTGGAACAGCTGGACGCCGAGCCGGCCGACTGCCTGTTCTTCGACGACCGTCCGTCCAATGTGGATGGTGCACGGGCGGTGGGCCTCAAGGCCCAGGTGTGGAACGGCGCCGACGCGGCGCGGGCGTGGCTCGAGTGA
- a CDS encoding pyridoxal phosphate-dependent aminotransferase yields the protein MVDLGAFAGPALRAGVPPFHVMDVLSAAGARQRSHGDLVSLAAGQPSAPAPKPVLEAAEQALRDSTLGYTEQLGIPELRAAVAGHYQRKYGLDVNAQDVVLTTGSSGGFLLSFLSAFDPGAKVAMARPGYPAYRNLLSVLGCEVVEFATTAETNFQPTVELLDRLGPIDGLIVASPSNPTGTVLPPGELAAITGWCSSHGVQLISDEIYHGISYGAELDCAWQFGREPLVLGSFSKYFAMTGWRLGWMLVPQRLHRAVDVLTGNFTICPPAVSQYAALAAFTPEAYAEADAHVERYRANRDRLFAGLKRIGLGKLAPADGAFYAYADVSEYTEDSLSWCQRLLADTGLAITPGVDFDPVDGGKYVRFSFAGSAEDIDEGVRRLGAWLGQGEP from the coding sequence ATGGTCGACCTCGGAGCCTTCGCCGGGCCGGCGCTGCGTGCCGGCGTCCCGCCCTTCCACGTCATGGACGTCCTCTCCGCGGCCGGCGCGCGGCAGCGCAGCCACGGCGACCTCGTGTCGCTCGCCGCCGGGCAGCCGTCCGCGCCCGCGCCGAAGCCTGTCCTCGAAGCGGCTGAACAGGCGCTGCGGGACTCCACCCTCGGTTACACCGAGCAGCTCGGCATCCCCGAGCTGCGGGCCGCCGTCGCCGGGCACTACCAGCGGAAATACGGTCTGGACGTGAACGCGCAGGACGTCGTGCTGACCACCGGGTCCTCCGGCGGCTTCCTGCTGTCGTTCCTCAGCGCCTTCGATCCCGGCGCGAAGGTCGCCATGGCCCGGCCCGGCTACCCGGCCTACCGGAACCTGCTGTCCGTTCTCGGCTGCGAGGTCGTCGAGTTCGCCACGACCGCCGAGACGAACTTCCAGCCCACCGTCGAGCTGCTCGACCGGCTGGGCCCGATCGACGGGCTGATCGTCGCCAGCCCCAGCAACCCCACCGGCACCGTGCTGCCGCCGGGGGAGCTCGCCGCGATCACCGGCTGGTGCTCGTCGCACGGCGTGCAGCTGATCAGCGACGAGATCTACCACGGCATCTCCTACGGCGCCGAGCTCGACTGCGCGTGGCAGTTCGGCCGCGAGCCACTCGTGCTGGGCAGCTTCTCGAAGTACTTCGCGATGACCGGCTGGCGGCTCGGCTGGATGCTCGTGCCGCAGCGCCTCCACCGCGCGGTCGACGTCCTGACCGGCAACTTCACCATCTGTCCGCCCGCGGTTTCGCAGTACGCCGCGCTCGCCGCCTTCACGCCGGAGGCATACGCCGAGGCCGACGCGCACGTCGAGCGGTACCGCGCCAACCGTGACCGCCTCTTCGCCGGTCTCAAGCGCATCGGCCTCGGCAAGCTCGCCCCCGCCGACGGCGCCTTCTACGCGTACGCCGACGTCAGCGAGTACACCGAGGACAGCCTGAGCTGGTGCCAGCGCCTGCTCGCCGACACCGGCCTCGCGATCACGCCCGGGGTCGACTTCGACCCGGTCGATGGCGGCAAGTACGTGCGGTTTTCGTTCGCCGGCAGCGCCGAGGACATCGACGAAGGCGTCCGGCGGCTGGGCGCCTGGCTCGGCCAGGGGGAACCCTGA